A window of the Gossypium arboreum isolate Shixiya-1 chromosome 2, ASM2569848v2, whole genome shotgun sequence genome harbors these coding sequences:
- the LOC108452246 gene encoding zinc finger CCCH domain-containing protein 44-like isoform X1: MENCQQVESGTALCKRGGGGGGDAENNSDGLNRGVELMNVDHCRKVPLTEDSNLVDVAVRGDGGGMGEVKLGNEVKVVEMKRRRGRPPKNPARNMSSSAPAPVTVRKKDEEDVCFICFDGGSLVLCDRHGCPKAYHPACIKRDEAFFRSKAKWNCGWHICSTCQKASYYMCYTCTYSLCKNCTKGADYVNVRGNKGFCGLCLRTIMLIENSTSGNKEMVQVDFDDKTSWEYLFKMYWVFLKEKLSLTLDELTKAKNPWKENAIMEKPFGDLGASFSKRRKMLKQQAFFNKVESVEAEKSGITKNHLRPTDIISKRSEAVATQMAVLGNSDGPPIIAIDTRCKTHEKVDEKGQKANPDEFAAIDVHNMNLIYLRRSLMENLIDDVEKFNDKVVGSFVRIRIPCDQKQDIYRLVQVVGTIKAAEPYKIGEKTIDVMIEILNLDKREVVSINGISNQELSEDECQQLRQSIIKSGQIKWFTVGEILEKAMALQAVRVNDCLDSEILRVKNLCNQASKKGDTKELRECEEKLQLLNSPDERHRRLHEIPDIHRDPNRNLFSDEASGELDEKKKGMELSVNSIEADKIWHYQDPVGKIQGPFTMAMLRGWSSSGHFPPELRVWRVSEKQENSILLTDALVGQYSQLQQLVQHSRMPTEDASMATEDGCRNRDEDARESKDQKVNPMESKQPEGSLNPMQNDTSGHCQNNDSAKSKELGSQSSTCTAPVDIVSSDAAETGNSVPHWDSMKGDNYFPSQPQASSSLPASTISEKPCETESDQVSKGHGVERWDCGSIDMNLNLNKTSEGQIIDGNVKQDDNDGKSVKPSGQCWRAPPLNDGSNGWNSNSGLLYLARALEVSELNQDIDFPDLPTSTSKLNHEDSKGQDTKNKQSLSSNVPQLDSGPTWSTASSLVGNGPQLPEVAGEWGGYSSNSTRPSPGEWNPDLVPKSSIKPTDLGSDHAATPTSGSGQLTHSSPTDPPNNESGWDSIVPEPNEYSLGDESVSDLLAEVEAMESLNGLASPTSILRCDGDLAQGSEPDCFSPVGGLSPAPDPGKSDALSSTNDLQMSSLAALTNELFGISTSEVLDAQKSSGGHSSTSAEMDEDTRPSDVSVNQYEARSDMQPPAQPVTTWGMTTVGSPWRPGPETTGTNWGAVHGNTSFHWDDLGQETTNLSWGTGHGTIQENRSSIHSGTSATNPAYFGNQQRYVDTRDQQRYVDPRDQQRYVDPRDQQRYVDTRDRDFHSRGRSSWNRHSSYGGGGGPPPNRVGSFRPPPKGQRVCKFYESGYCNRGASCSYWHP, encoded by the exons atggaAAATTGTCAACAAGTAGAATCGGGCACGGCTCTGTGTAAGcgcggtggtggtggtggtggtgatgcTGAGAATAATAGTGATGGTTTGAATCGAGGAGTGGAGCTTATGAACGTCGATCACTGCCGGAAGGTTCCGTTGACGGAAGATTCGAATCTCGTCGATGTCGCGGTTCGTGGAGATGGTGGTGGTATGGGGGAGGTGAAGTTGGGGAATGAAGTCAAAGTCGTTGAGATGAAACGGAGAAGGGGAAGACCGCCGAAGAATCCGGCGAGAAACATGTCTTCGTCGGCGCCGGCGCCGGTAACTGTGAGGAAGAAGGATGAAGAAGATGTTTGCTTTATATGCTTCGATGGCGGGAGTCTCGTGCTTTGTGATCGCCA TGGCTGTCCTAAGGCATATCATCCGGCTTGCATCAAAAGGGACGAAGCATTCTTTAGATCAAAGGCGAAATGGAACTGTG GGTGGCATATATGTAGCACTTGTCAGAAGGCTTCATATTATATGTGCTATACGTGTACGTATTCCTTGTGCAAGAATTGCACTAAAGGTGCTGATTACGTGAATGTAAGAGGAAACAAAGGATTTTGTGGATTGTGCTTGAGAACTATAATGCTTATTGAAAACAGCACATCAGGAAATAAAGAAATG GTTCAAGTGGATTTTGATGATAAAACTAGCTGGGAGTATCTTTTCAAGATGTATTGGGTATTCTTGAAAGAGAAGCTATCTCTAACTTTAGATGAGCTTACTAAAGCTAAAAACCCATGGAAAGAAAATGCTATCATGGAGAAGCCTTTTGGCGACCTAGGAGCTAGTTTTTCCAAGAGAAGAAAAATGTTGAAGCAACAGGCATTTTTTAACAAAGTTGAATCTGTAGAAGCAGAAAAATCGGGCATTACAAAAAACCATTTGAGGCCCACTGATATCATTAGCAAACGTTCCGAAGCTGTTGCTACCCAGATGGCTGTTCTTGGGAACAGTGATGGTCCGCCTATAATTGCCATTGATACGAGATGTAAGACCCATGAAAAGGTTGATGAGAAAGGACAAAAGGCAAACCCAGATGAATTTGCTGCCATTGATGTTCATAACATGAACCTGATCTACTTGAGGCGTAGTTTAATGGAGAACTTAATTGACGATGTTGAAAAATTTAACGACAAAGTTGTTGGTTCCTTTGTAAGGATAAGAATTCCTTGTGATCAGAAACAAGATATTTATAGACTTGTCCAAGTAGTCG GTACCATCAAGGCAGCTGAACCATATAAAATTGGTGAAAAGACAATTGATGTCATGATTGAGATATTAAATTTAGACAAAAGAGAGGTGGTCTCGATTAATGGAATTTCAAATCAGGAATTGTCTGAG GATGAATGCCAACAACTACGCCAGAGCATAATAAAAAGCGGGCAGATCAAATGGTTTACCGTG GGTGAGATTCTGGAGAAAGCAATGGCACTCCAAGCAGTAAGGGTAAATGAC TGTCTGGACTCAGAGATTTTGCGGGTTAAAAATCTTTGCAATCAAGCAAGCAAGAAGGGGGACACGAAAGA GCTGAGAGAATGTGAAGAAAAATTGCAGCTTCTGAACTCACCCGATGAAAGGCACCGTAGGCTACATGAAATTCCTGACATACACCGTGATCCAAATAGGAATCTATTTTCCGATGAAGCTTCTGGAGAGTTGGATGAGAAGAAAAAAG GAATGGAGCTATCTGTAAATAGTATCGAGGCAGATAAAATATGGCACTATCAAGACCCAGTTGGGAAAATCCAAGGGCCATTCACTATGGCAATGTTACGCGGATGGAGCAGTAGTGGTCATTTTCCTCCTGAATTGAGAGTATGGAGAGTAAGTGAAAAGCAAGAAAACTCTATTCTTTTAACTGACGCTTTGGTTGGGCAGTACAGCCAACTGCAACAATTGGTTCAGCACAGTCGTATGCCAACTGAGGATGCAAGTATGGCCACCGAGGATGGATGTCGGAACAGGGATGAAGATGCTAGGGAGAGTAAGGATCAGAAGGTGAACCCGATGGAAAGTAAACAGCCTGAGGGAAGCTTGAACCCGATGCAGAATGATACAAGTGGTCATTGTCAAAATAACGACTCTGCGAAGAGCAAAGAATTGGGCTCTCAATCTTCTACTTGTACTGCTCCAGTAGATATTGTCAGTTCTGATGCGGCAGAGACAGGAAATTCTGTACCGCACTGGGATTCTATGAAGGGCGATAATTACTTCCCCAGCCAGCCCCAAGCGAGTAGTTCACTTCCTGCATCTACAATATCCGAGAAACCATGTGAAACAGAGTCTGATCAAGTTAGCAAAGGTCATGGGGTTGAAAGATGGGACTGTGGTTCCATCGACATGAATTTGAATTTGAACAAGACTTCTGAAGGTCAAATCATTGATGGAAATGTGAAGCAAGATGATAACGATGGGAAATCAGTCAAACCTTCCGGGCAATGCTGGAGAGCTCCACCTCTGAATGATGGTTCAAATGGATGGAATTCCAATTCTGGTCTTCTTTATCTGGCTAGGGCTCTTGAAGTGTCAGAGCTAAATCAAGATATCGATTTCCCTGATCTTCCTACCTCAACATCGAAGTTGAACCATGAAGACTCAAAAGGTCAGGATACTAAAAACAAACAGTCTCTTTCTTCGAATGTTCCGCAACTGGATTCTGGTCCTACCTGGAGCACTGCTTCTAGTCTAGTGGGTAATGGACCACAGCTTCCTGAAGTAGCTGGTGAATGGGGAGGGTATTCGTCCAATTCAACAAGACCTTCCCCGGGGGAATGGAACCCGGATCTTGTTCCCAAGTCTTCCATAAAACCAACCGACTTGGGAAGCGATCATGCTGCTACTCCAACTTCAGGAAGTGGCCAATTGACACATTCTTCTCCTACAGATCCTCCAAATAATGAATCTGGATGGGATTCGATTGTTCCCGAACCCAACGAGTATTCTTTGGGTGATGAATCAGTTTCGGATCTCTTAGCCGAAGTTGAAGCAATGGAATCACTTAATGGCTTGGCTTCACCTACATCAATTTTGCGTTGTGATGGGGACTTGGCTCAAGGTTCTGAACCTGATTGTTTTAGTCCTGTAGGAGGACTGAGCCCTGCACCTGATCCAGGAAAAAGTGATGCTTTAAGCTCAACAAACGATCTACAAATGTCATCTCTAGCAGCTTTGACCAACGAGCTATTCGGGATCTCTACTTCTGAAGTTCTCGATGCTCAAAAGAGTTCCGGCGGTCATTCTTCCACAAGTGCTGAAATGGATGAAGATACGAGGCCTAGCGATGTCTCAGTTAACCAATATGAAGCTCGTTCAGACATGCAACCTCCTGCACAACCAGTAACAACTTGGGGCATGACCACCGTAGGTTCCCCTTGGAGACCAGGACCGGAAACTACGGGTACCAACTGGGGAGCCGTTCATGGAAATACAAGTTTTCATTGGGATGATTTAGGTCAAGAAACTACAAACCTTAGTTGGGGAACAGGTCACGGAACAATCCAGGAAAATCGTAGTAGCATCCATTCAGGCACTTCTGCAACAAATCCAGCATATTTCGGAAACCAACAGAGGTACGTCGATACAAGGGATCAACAAAGGTATGTCGATCCAAGAGACCAACAGAGGTACGTCGATCCGAGGGACCAACAAAGGTATGTTGATACAAGGGACCGTGATTTTCACAGCAGGGGAAGGTCCTCGTGGAATAGGCACTCATCatatggtggtggtggtggtcctcctccaAACAGAGTTGGTTCATTCAGACCTCCGCCCAAAGGGCAACGGGTCTGTAAATTTTACGAAAGCGGGTATTGCAATCGGGGAGCATCGTGTAGTTACTGGCACCCCTGA
- the LOC108452246 gene encoding zinc finger CCCH domain-containing protein 44-like isoform X2: protein MNVDHCRKVPLTEDSNLVDVAVRGDGGGMGEVKLGNEVKVVEMKRRRGRPPKNPARNMSSSAPAPVTVRKKDEEDVCFICFDGGSLVLCDRHGCPKAYHPACIKRDEAFFRSKAKWNCGWHICSTCQKASYYMCYTCTYSLCKNCTKGADYVNVRGNKGFCGLCLRTIMLIENSTSGNKEMVQVDFDDKTSWEYLFKMYWVFLKEKLSLTLDELTKAKNPWKENAIMEKPFGDLGASFSKRRKMLKQQAFFNKVESVEAEKSGITKNHLRPTDIISKRSEAVATQMAVLGNSDGPPIIAIDTRCKTHEKVDEKGQKANPDEFAAIDVHNMNLIYLRRSLMENLIDDVEKFNDKVVGSFVRIRIPCDQKQDIYRLVQVVGTIKAAEPYKIGEKTIDVMIEILNLDKREVVSINGISNQELSEDECQQLRQSIIKSGQIKWFTVGEILEKAMALQAVRVNDCLDSEILRVKNLCNQASKKGDTKELRECEEKLQLLNSPDERHRRLHEIPDIHRDPNRNLFSDEASGELDEKKKGMELSVNSIEADKIWHYQDPVGKIQGPFTMAMLRGWSSSGHFPPELRVWRVSEKQENSILLTDALVGQYSQLQQLVQHSRMPTEDASMATEDGCRNRDEDARESKDQKVNPMESKQPEGSLNPMQNDTSGHCQNNDSAKSKELGSQSSTCTAPVDIVSSDAAETGNSVPHWDSMKGDNYFPSQPQASSSLPASTISEKPCETESDQVSKGHGVERWDCGSIDMNLNLNKTSEGQIIDGNVKQDDNDGKSVKPSGQCWRAPPLNDGSNGWNSNSGLLYLARALEVSELNQDIDFPDLPTSTSKLNHEDSKGQDTKNKQSLSSNVPQLDSGPTWSTASSLVGNGPQLPEVAGEWGGYSSNSTRPSPGEWNPDLVPKSSIKPTDLGSDHAATPTSGSGQLTHSSPTDPPNNESGWDSIVPEPNEYSLGDESVSDLLAEVEAMESLNGLASPTSILRCDGDLAQGSEPDCFSPVGGLSPAPDPGKSDALSSTNDLQMSSLAALTNELFGISTSEVLDAQKSSGGHSSTSAEMDEDTRPSDVSVNQYEARSDMQPPAQPVTTWGMTTVGSPWRPGPETTGTNWGAVHGNTSFHWDDLGQETTNLSWGTGHGTIQENRSSIHSGTSATNPAYFGNQQRYVDTRDQQRYVDPRDQQRYVDPRDQQRYVDTRDRDFHSRGRSSWNRHSSYGGGGGPPPNRVGSFRPPPKGQRVCKFYESGYCNRGASCSYWHP from the exons ATGAACGTCGATCACTGCCGGAAGGTTCCGTTGACGGAAGATTCGAATCTCGTCGATGTCGCGGTTCGTGGAGATGGTGGTGGTATGGGGGAGGTGAAGTTGGGGAATGAAGTCAAAGTCGTTGAGATGAAACGGAGAAGGGGAAGACCGCCGAAGAATCCGGCGAGAAACATGTCTTCGTCGGCGCCGGCGCCGGTAACTGTGAGGAAGAAGGATGAAGAAGATGTTTGCTTTATATGCTTCGATGGCGGGAGTCTCGTGCTTTGTGATCGCCA TGGCTGTCCTAAGGCATATCATCCGGCTTGCATCAAAAGGGACGAAGCATTCTTTAGATCAAAGGCGAAATGGAACTGTG GGTGGCATATATGTAGCACTTGTCAGAAGGCTTCATATTATATGTGCTATACGTGTACGTATTCCTTGTGCAAGAATTGCACTAAAGGTGCTGATTACGTGAATGTAAGAGGAAACAAAGGATTTTGTGGATTGTGCTTGAGAACTATAATGCTTATTGAAAACAGCACATCAGGAAATAAAGAAATG GTTCAAGTGGATTTTGATGATAAAACTAGCTGGGAGTATCTTTTCAAGATGTATTGGGTATTCTTGAAAGAGAAGCTATCTCTAACTTTAGATGAGCTTACTAAAGCTAAAAACCCATGGAAAGAAAATGCTATCATGGAGAAGCCTTTTGGCGACCTAGGAGCTAGTTTTTCCAAGAGAAGAAAAATGTTGAAGCAACAGGCATTTTTTAACAAAGTTGAATCTGTAGAAGCAGAAAAATCGGGCATTACAAAAAACCATTTGAGGCCCACTGATATCATTAGCAAACGTTCCGAAGCTGTTGCTACCCAGATGGCTGTTCTTGGGAACAGTGATGGTCCGCCTATAATTGCCATTGATACGAGATGTAAGACCCATGAAAAGGTTGATGAGAAAGGACAAAAGGCAAACCCAGATGAATTTGCTGCCATTGATGTTCATAACATGAACCTGATCTACTTGAGGCGTAGTTTAATGGAGAACTTAATTGACGATGTTGAAAAATTTAACGACAAAGTTGTTGGTTCCTTTGTAAGGATAAGAATTCCTTGTGATCAGAAACAAGATATTTATAGACTTGTCCAAGTAGTCG GTACCATCAAGGCAGCTGAACCATATAAAATTGGTGAAAAGACAATTGATGTCATGATTGAGATATTAAATTTAGACAAAAGAGAGGTGGTCTCGATTAATGGAATTTCAAATCAGGAATTGTCTGAG GATGAATGCCAACAACTACGCCAGAGCATAATAAAAAGCGGGCAGATCAAATGGTTTACCGTG GGTGAGATTCTGGAGAAAGCAATGGCACTCCAAGCAGTAAGGGTAAATGAC TGTCTGGACTCAGAGATTTTGCGGGTTAAAAATCTTTGCAATCAAGCAAGCAAGAAGGGGGACACGAAAGA GCTGAGAGAATGTGAAGAAAAATTGCAGCTTCTGAACTCACCCGATGAAAGGCACCGTAGGCTACATGAAATTCCTGACATACACCGTGATCCAAATAGGAATCTATTTTCCGATGAAGCTTCTGGAGAGTTGGATGAGAAGAAAAAAG GAATGGAGCTATCTGTAAATAGTATCGAGGCAGATAAAATATGGCACTATCAAGACCCAGTTGGGAAAATCCAAGGGCCATTCACTATGGCAATGTTACGCGGATGGAGCAGTAGTGGTCATTTTCCTCCTGAATTGAGAGTATGGAGAGTAAGTGAAAAGCAAGAAAACTCTATTCTTTTAACTGACGCTTTGGTTGGGCAGTACAGCCAACTGCAACAATTGGTTCAGCACAGTCGTATGCCAACTGAGGATGCAAGTATGGCCACCGAGGATGGATGTCGGAACAGGGATGAAGATGCTAGGGAGAGTAAGGATCAGAAGGTGAACCCGATGGAAAGTAAACAGCCTGAGGGAAGCTTGAACCCGATGCAGAATGATACAAGTGGTCATTGTCAAAATAACGACTCTGCGAAGAGCAAAGAATTGGGCTCTCAATCTTCTACTTGTACTGCTCCAGTAGATATTGTCAGTTCTGATGCGGCAGAGACAGGAAATTCTGTACCGCACTGGGATTCTATGAAGGGCGATAATTACTTCCCCAGCCAGCCCCAAGCGAGTAGTTCACTTCCTGCATCTACAATATCCGAGAAACCATGTGAAACAGAGTCTGATCAAGTTAGCAAAGGTCATGGGGTTGAAAGATGGGACTGTGGTTCCATCGACATGAATTTGAATTTGAACAAGACTTCTGAAGGTCAAATCATTGATGGAAATGTGAAGCAAGATGATAACGATGGGAAATCAGTCAAACCTTCCGGGCAATGCTGGAGAGCTCCACCTCTGAATGATGGTTCAAATGGATGGAATTCCAATTCTGGTCTTCTTTATCTGGCTAGGGCTCTTGAAGTGTCAGAGCTAAATCAAGATATCGATTTCCCTGATCTTCCTACCTCAACATCGAAGTTGAACCATGAAGACTCAAAAGGTCAGGATACTAAAAACAAACAGTCTCTTTCTTCGAATGTTCCGCAACTGGATTCTGGTCCTACCTGGAGCACTGCTTCTAGTCTAGTGGGTAATGGACCACAGCTTCCTGAAGTAGCTGGTGAATGGGGAGGGTATTCGTCCAATTCAACAAGACCTTCCCCGGGGGAATGGAACCCGGATCTTGTTCCCAAGTCTTCCATAAAACCAACCGACTTGGGAAGCGATCATGCTGCTACTCCAACTTCAGGAAGTGGCCAATTGACACATTCTTCTCCTACAGATCCTCCAAATAATGAATCTGGATGGGATTCGATTGTTCCCGAACCCAACGAGTATTCTTTGGGTGATGAATCAGTTTCGGATCTCTTAGCCGAAGTTGAAGCAATGGAATCACTTAATGGCTTGGCTTCACCTACATCAATTTTGCGTTGTGATGGGGACTTGGCTCAAGGTTCTGAACCTGATTGTTTTAGTCCTGTAGGAGGACTGAGCCCTGCACCTGATCCAGGAAAAAGTGATGCTTTAAGCTCAACAAACGATCTACAAATGTCATCTCTAGCAGCTTTGACCAACGAGCTATTCGGGATCTCTACTTCTGAAGTTCTCGATGCTCAAAAGAGTTCCGGCGGTCATTCTTCCACAAGTGCTGAAATGGATGAAGATACGAGGCCTAGCGATGTCTCAGTTAACCAATATGAAGCTCGTTCAGACATGCAACCTCCTGCACAACCAGTAACAACTTGGGGCATGACCACCGTAGGTTCCCCTTGGAGACCAGGACCGGAAACTACGGGTACCAACTGGGGAGCCGTTCATGGAAATACAAGTTTTCATTGGGATGATTTAGGTCAAGAAACTACAAACCTTAGTTGGGGAACAGGTCACGGAACAATCCAGGAAAATCGTAGTAGCATCCATTCAGGCACTTCTGCAACAAATCCAGCATATTTCGGAAACCAACAGAGGTACGTCGATACAAGGGATCAACAAAGGTATGTCGATCCAAGAGACCAACAGAGGTACGTCGATCCGAGGGACCAACAAAGGTATGTTGATACAAGGGACCGTGATTTTCACAGCAGGGGAAGGTCCTCGTGGAATAGGCACTCATCatatggtggtggtggtggtcctcctccaAACAGAGTTGGTTCATTCAGACCTCCGCCCAAAGGGCAACGGGTCTGTAAATTTTACGAAAGCGGGTATTGCAATCGGGGAGCATCGTGTAGTTACTGGCACCCCTGA